The stretch of DNA AAGGTGATACGTTTACGCATGTGGCAGTCCGAAAATCAGATGGTGATATTGAATTACTAAAGGCAGATTATGTCATTGTCAATTATGGATTCCGCTCACATATTGGCAACATGAAAAATTGGGGCATGGAGATGGAACGACATGCAATCAAAGTCAATTCCAGTATGGAAACGACTCTGCCGGGCGTTTACGCAGTCGGGGACAGCAACACGTATGAAGGTAAAGTTAAACTTATCGCCTGTGGATTCGGCGAAGCACCTATTGCCATTAATTCCGCGAAACACTTCGTGGATCCAGAAACAAAGAAACATATGAAGCATTCAACCGATTTATTTTCGCATTAAACTAAAAAAGAGCAGTGAATTCATGAAGAATTCACTGCTCTTTATCTATTTATACACTCTATAGCAAAACAGACTCATTACATAAACGTTCACGTAACTTCGTTACCGGTCGATAGAAGAACTGAATCATTGGACCAATCATAAGAGTCACAAAAATAGTACCCAATCCAATTGGGCCACCGAGAATGAACGCAATCACCAACACGCCAAGCTCCATCATGGTTTTAGAGACAGCCATGCTTTTGCCAGTCAAAGTTTGAATTGCCATCATCAAAGTATCCATAGGGTTACGTGCAATTTTCGACTGCAAGTAACAGGCAATTCCTACTGCAATCACTGCAATACCGCCAACCAACATGGCAAATCGAATTGGAAGAATCGGTGCCTGATAGTTAGCAAAAACAAATAACAACCAGAAATCAATCAAAAAACCAACCGTTACTACAGGGATTACTGCAGAAATATCAATTCGCTCTCTTAATAGAAGAGCATTGATTAAAATAAGTAATATCCCTACAATAAAGACCCACGCACCGACACTTAGGCCAAAAAGATTATTTAGCCCTACGTACATGGCATCCCATGCTCCAGCCCCTAAATCAGCCAATATTATTAAACTAATGCCCAAAGACAGAAAGGTTAATCCAATTAAATAAAATATAGCTACAATACTTCGATTTTTCATAAAAACTCCTTTACATTCCGCAAAAATGAATGATTGAATCATCTTATCATGAAATAAACTGTATTCCCAATTTTTCAATTCACAAAAAATAGCCTTTTCACTGTTTCAGTGAAAAAGCTATGACATTATTCAAAATAGAATAGCAGTGCACAAAATCGCATGCAGTCCTATTTATGAACCTAATTTTTCTATTAATTCTTTTACAACCATTTTGGAGTGGATTGTGGATTTTGACCTGTCATCAATTTGCCATCCACCACAGATTTCTCAGACCAATTTTGCCCCGTCTCTACTGTTGCACTGACCCGCTTTCCTTCAACCAATGGTTCGCCATTTGAAAGCGTTGCACCTACTAATCCAGCTGGACCATGACAAACTGACACTACGTATTTATCCTCTCATCACGAATAGGGATTACATCGTAGGATTATTTTTAAATGGTTTCTTACGTATGAGATTCCAAACAGCCATTCCGTCACTCGGGTTCTCCCCATGCCATATGGGAAATAGTGAAAAGAAAATGAAATAGAAAGAGAAATAAACGAATTGATACAAGAAAATGCCGGGTTCCAGTTCACGCATCAAAATCAAGCCATTCAACAGTAATATAGCGGTCAAATTAAAAAGCGATCCACCCAAGTAGACCAAAATCAGCTGCCATCTACGTCTCTTTTTAGCCAAAGAAATATATTCACACCAACCATCATAAAAGTACAACCGTCGTATATGTAGAGGTCCAATCTTCGTCAAAATTTTTCCCGATCCAATGTGCATATTTACCTTTCCTCCAAAAATGCGCGCGAAAAACATATGACCCATTTGATGAAGAATTGTCACAAGAGGCATCACCAAGAAAAATGAAAAGAAAAATTTCCACATATCATTAAATCCAAACATTATGCCACCCGCTTTCCAGTGTTGAATTGAGGTCAGTGTAAAAGATGCCAAGCATGAATACAAATATTATCCTCCAAATTCCTGTGGTAATAATGTCCACCTACGTACTCCTCAACACCTTTAGTCTGGTATTATTTATCATCTATTTAATATTACTGGAATATGATATAAATTAAAATTAATGCTAAATTCAAAGTGCAATATATCACATACAGAGTATTTGTTGTATAATGGAAGAAATCATCCATTTTTATACATATTATTTCTTGATAGGAAAGGTTGTTACCTATATGCCGATACCCACTAATCATGCCAAACCCATTCGCATCTCTGCCAAAGAGAATGCTTTTAACCAGTTGCAGCAATGGATTATTGACGGTACATTACGTCCTGAAGAAAAATTGAACGATACGGAATTGGCTCAAGCATTGGGTGTCAGCCGAACACCTATCCGAGAGTCGTTACAATTGCTTGAAGTTCAAGGTTTCGTTGAAATGTTTCCCGGAAAAGCCACGCAGGTCACAACTGTGAGAAAAGAAGACATTAAAGATCTCCTTCCTCCGTTAGCCGCGTTGCAGGCACTGTCTGCCGAATTAGCCATACCCAACTTAGATAAAAAAACGATTCATAACATGGAAGATACAAATGAACGATTTTCACATGCAATCCAAACAAAAGACTATTTTTCAGCCTTGAAAATTGATGAAGAGTTTCATCAAATTATTGTAGATGCCGCAAACAATCCCTATATCACATCGATGGTTGCTAATTTACAAGCCCATGTACTCAGACAGTTCTTCCATAATTCAATCGTTTTGACGACCCATTCTATTAAGGAGCATGCTACCATCATCGAATTATTAAAAAAACGTGATGCCGCATCCGTCTCCCAAGTGATGCGGGACAACTGGCTACGTGCAATAGAAGAATTTTATACTCGTGAAGAACTATAAAAAAACCCTCAAATCTTGATACTTTAAAAGTATCTGAGATTTGAGGGTTTTTAGGTTAAAATCATTGTGAATAAGCGAGTGAAGCTTTTCTTACGTAAGCGAGAATTCCTGTAATCACCATGACAATGAGCACAGGAATCAGCCAGCCCAGACCTTGTTCATAAAAAGGCAAGTAGTTTTCATAAAACGAAATGACTGGTTTCATCCAATCGAAATACTCCATGTTTAATGAAGTGCATAACGTTTTCAGTCCATCTATGCTGCTCACCATCAATGTAACGACCGTTGCCGAAACATAAACCATGCGCGAATGCTTAAACAACGGTGATGCGAACGTTAAGATAATCAAGACGATTGCCAACGGATACAAGAACATCAACACGGGAATCGAGTACGTAATAATGTTCGATAAGCCGAAATTGGCTATGATAAATGAAAATGTTGAAAAACCGATGATGAATAATTTATAACTCACCTTAGGGAATAGGCTATGGAAATACTCCCCACATGCCGTAATCAGACCGATACTAGTCGTTAAACAGGCAAGAAAAATAATGACAGCCATCATTAGGGTACCAAATGTTCCAAAATAATAAGCGGCTGTATTAGTAAGCACTGGTCCACCAGTATCAAATAAACCAAACATTTCCGTACTCGTCGCTCCTAAATATGCAACACCTACATAAATCACGCCAAGTAAGACAGTAGCTACTGCGCCTGATTTAGCTGTAGCCTTTAAAATTCCACGAGTGGATGTAACACCCATTTTTCGAATAATATCAATGACGATAATCCCGAATACCAGTGATGCTAGCGCATCCATCGTATTATAGCCTTCAGTGAAGCCTTTCATGAATGCACCATTGGCATATGAGTCTTGAGGTGCTTGGATCGAGCCAAGCGGATTAACGATTACCATGACAAGTAAAGTTCCTAGCAGTACTAAAATAGCTGGAGATAATAACTTCCCGATACGATCAACCATTTTCGACGGATTCAGAGATAACCAAAGTGTTATAGCAAAGAAAATGATGGTGAAGACAATTAACCCAATCTGTTCATGGCCTGCTCCTAAAAATGGAGCCACACCGATATCATAAGAAACCGCACCAGTTCTAGGAATTGCGAATAACGGTCCGATTGTCAAATACAGCAAGGCAGTGAAAATGACGCCATATACCGGATGGATACGGCTTGCAAGGTCTTGTAAACTGCGACTTCCTGAATAGCCCATTGCGAGTATGCCAAGAAACGGTAAACCAATTCCAGTTAATAAAAATCCAGCTACTGCCAACCATACATTCGTGCCTGCATTTTGACCAAGAGTTGCCGGGAATATTAAGTTTCCTGCACCAAAGAATAAAGCGAACAGCATCAATCCAATGACAGAGTATGCTGATAACGATAATTTTTTATCCATTTTGTTTACCTCCTGCAATTTAAAAACTGTAGTTTATGCAACTCCGATATATTGCATACTGAAACTATCACTGTCAGTAATCCTACTCTCTTTTTAAATGAAATGCAATATATTGCATAAAATATTTAAAATTTTTATATAATTAATGTAAAAATCCACCTAAATAATATATCTGACGCTCCTTGAGACAAAATGATGCCTTCTCTGTTGCGCATTTGGCTTGTCTAGACGAGTATGCTTGTTCAGGTTGACAGTTCGGCGATCCAGGTAGACAGAATGTGGGGTCAGGTTGCACAAAATCTTTAAACGTTCATATAAACAAAAACGTCTGCCTCCAAAAAGAAGGCAGACGTCTCATTATGATTATGTTTGATAAATTACTAGCCGTCGCCACTTCCAGCAAGCCCTGCTCCCACAACAATTACATCAACCTTCATACCAATACACCACATTGAATTAAGTTCATTTGGATACCTATTTGAGAAAATATGGACGTTATCCGTTAAAGGTTTTTTCGATATCTGGATTAAGTGGGGGGATATCGAGAATTCAGTGATGGATATCTCCATTTCACATAGGCTTATCCAGCATTCGCCATTCCTTTCTCCATTTCACCCCCACTTATCTAAAATTCACTTTTCCTACACAATTTAACAGTCTGATTTCCCTGTTAGCACTGTTCATTTCATCACTTTTATGCTATATTTATTGATTGAATTACCATAAAATTAAGGTGGTTAAATTAAAATGGAAAACAATGCTTATCAAGTCTTGTTATATTATAAATATGTATTAATAGATGAACCTGAATTATTCGCACAAACTCACTTGGCTGCGTGTAAAGAAATCGGCTTATTGGGTCGTATTCTTGTATCTCATGAAGGAATTAACGGAACCGTTTCTGGAACCATCGAACAGACCCAAGCCTACATGGATATGATGAAGAGTGATGAACGTTTTGCAGATATGATGTGGAAAATTGATGCAGCGGAAGGTCATGCGTTTAAAAAAATGCATGTACGTGCGAAAAATGAAGTGGTACATCTTGGTCTTGGAGAAGATGATATCAACCCGAACGAAATTACTGGTCAATACTTGTCCCCAACAGAATTCTACGAAAAAATGCAACAGGACGATACAATTGTCATCGATGCACGCAATGACTATGAATTCGATCTAGGTCATTTCCGTGGGGCAGTTCGTCCAGAAATTAAAAACTTCCGTGATTTGCCACAATGGATGCGCGAAAACAAAGAACAATTCGAAGGTAAAAAGATTTTGACTTACTGCACAGGCGGAATTCGTTGTGAGAAATTCTCCGGTTGGTTAGTCAAAGAAGGTTACGAAGATGTGGGTCAACTTCACGGTGGAATCCACACTTACGGTAATGACCCAGAAGTGAAAGGTCAGCTTTGGGACGGACAAATGTATGTCTTTGACGAACGCATTGCTGTGCCGATAAACAAAGTCGAGCACGTAATCGTAGGAAAAGATCATTTCGATGGTACACCTTGTGAGCGTTACGTAAACTGTGCTAACCCAGAATGTAATGATAAAATTCTTTGTTCAGAAGAAAACGAGCACTTGTATTTGCGCAGCTGTTCGGATGCTTGCCGCACGAATCCACGCAACCGTTATATCGTGGAGCATACCTTAAGCGAAGAGCAAGTTCAAGCTAGACTTGAAGAAGTTGTACGCGTAAAAAGTAACGTAATAGCATAAACAATGGAATTCATTTCCCGAATTTACAAAGAGAGACGCAATGTGATTTTGTCATTTCGCGTCTCTCTTTATCTTTACTTATCACTGTTCCAACTAACACCTCATAAAAGTCACGACTTAAATCCACGAGTTATAGTTTATGATTTATTTCCAGAAACGAGAGCATCCTTTCACTAAGAGACAATAACTGGGGAGCCCACACAACAAAAAAGTCGCCACCCCATACATAGGGATTGGCGACTTTTTACGTTATAAATATTCTTATTCTCCTAACCAAGCAAGACCGACAGTTCCTCTTCCCGTATGAGTGCCTGGCACGGGACTAAGTTCTGTTGTAGAGAAAATAATCTGAGGATGTTGCGTTTGAAGTTCTTTTTTCAATTGAGTCGCTTCTTTCAAATTATCCGCGTGGAGGACAGTCACTTCTTTTACGTGATTTTTTTCGGCTTCTAAATAGTCGGCCATTTTGGCGATGGCACGCTTATGACTTCGTACTTTATCGGACAGCACTGCACGTCCTTCATGAAATTTCAAGACGACTTTCATATTCAATAGAGTTGCAAACACGGCTTGTGAACCCGTTACACGCCCACCTTTGTGGAGTTGTTCAAGGCTGCCAGGCGTTAAGAACAGGCGACCTTTTGCAGGCAACGTCTTGATTTCAGTAACGATTTCTTCAAACGTTTTTCCTTGTTGCTCTAACGCCACAGCACGCTCCACCATTTTTCCAAGTGGAAATGATCCAATTTGAGAATCCAGAACAAACGCATCTACTCCAGCTTCTTTTGTCGCCGAGACTGCGCCACTATACGCACCAGTCAATGCACCTGTCGCATGAATGGCAATAACGTGCTTGTATTTGTTTTTTATTTCATTAAACAGCTCCAGCATTTCGCCTGGAGAAGGTTGTGAAGTTTTAGGTAAATCATTAACGGACGCAAGTTTTTTATAAAATTCGCTTGAACTGATTTCAACGTTTTCTTTGTAAGCGGTTTCTCCGAAAATAACGAATAACGGTACCACATAGATATTATGTTTTTCTATAAATTCTGTAGACAGGGTAGCAGTTGAATCCGTAACCCATGCAATATTTGATTGGTTCATGGCCATAGCTCCTTTAAATACCACTTAAGTGATTAATGAAAATGGTTAATTTAGGAAATCAACAGGATGAATGGAGACTCCTTTGAATGTATTAGTATGGTAAGAAGCAATGTTTTTCACAAGTGTAAATATCATAAGAGTAGTATGACAAACGTCATGTTTACAAAGAAATATATGCGATTGTCATTAACTGTACACATACACTTTTTAAATATCCCATTATATAGAAAAATCCAAACCAGGTAATTTCCTGATTTGGATTCTTGTTGCCAATATGCTGATTATGAAAGTTCCTGATATTTTGCTTGAAATTTTCCTTCTACTACATCAGTATGGTACATCGCTTTAAGGGCGAAATCTTTTTCAAGCTCATGTTCTTTCATGATTTGCTTTAAGCGTATCTTCAGTTCCTCATTTTCTTTTACGAGTTGCTTCATTTTCGATTTTACGAATTTCAATTAAAGGTCCTCCTTTTCCGTTTGTTTTGGTCACGTCCAATTAACCTTGTATTGCTTATACTAGCACAAAAAAGTACCTCTCAGTCATAAACCGAGAGATACTTCAGTAATTGTGGATGTTCAAAGTTAGCAGTTAGAATCAAATCACGCTCATATGTTCACTTTTTAAATCTGTGATGAACATATGACCAGGTGCGTGAGTGATCATCAATGGAGGCTTCATATGCATAGCAATTGCTTGGGGTGTCACACCACATGCCCAAAAGACGGGTACTTCTCCGTCTTTAATCGTCACTGCATCGCCAAAATCCGGATGTTGAATGTCCTTTATACCGATTGATTCTGGATT from Paenisporosarcina sp. FSL H8-0542 encodes:
- a CDS encoding membrane protein; translated protein: MKNRSIVAIFYLIGLTFLSLGISLIILADLGAGAWDAMYVGLNNLFGLSVGAWVFIVGILLILINALLLRERIDISAVIPVVTVGFLIDFWLLFVFANYQAPILPIRFAMLVGGIAVIAVGIACYLQSKIARNPMDTLMMAIQTLTGKSMAVSKTMMELGVLVIAFILGGPIGLGTIFVTLMIGPMIQFFYRPVTKLRERLCNESVLL
- a CDS encoding membrane protein; its protein translation is MFGFNDMWKFFFSFFLVMPLVTILHQMGHMFFARIFGGKVNMHIGSGKILTKIGPLHIRRLYFYDGWCEYISLAKKRRRWQLILVYLGGSLFNLTAILLLNGLILMRELEPGIFLYQFVYFSFYFIFFSLFPIWHGENPSDGMAVWNLIRKKPFKNNPTM
- a CDS encoding GntR family transcriptional regulator, with protein sequence MPIPTNHAKPIRISAKENAFNQLQQWIIDGTLRPEEKLNDTELAQALGVSRTPIRESLQLLEVQGFVEMFPGKATQVTTVRKEDIKDLLPPLAALQALSAELAIPNLDKKTIHNMEDTNERFSHAIQTKDYFSALKIDEEFHQIIVDAANNPYITSMVANLQAHVLRQFFHNSIVLTTHSIKEHATIIELLKKRDAASVSQVMRDNWLRAIEEFYTREEL
- the brnQ gene encoding branched-chain amino acid transport system II carrier protein is translated as MDKKLSLSAYSVIGLMLFALFFGAGNLIFPATLGQNAGTNVWLAVAGFLLTGIGLPFLGILAMGYSGSRSLQDLASRIHPVYGVIFTALLYLTIGPLFAIPRTGAVSYDIGVAPFLGAGHEQIGLIVFTIIFFAITLWLSLNPSKMVDRIGKLLSPAILVLLGTLLVMVIVNPLGSIQAPQDSYANGAFMKGFTEGYNTMDALASLVFGIIVIDIIRKMGVTSTRGILKATAKSGAVATVLLGVIYVGVAYLGATSTEMFGLFDTGGPVLTNTAAYYFGTFGTLMMAVIIFLACLTTSIGLITACGEYFHSLFPKVSYKLFIIGFSTFSFIIANFGLSNIITYSIPVLMFLYPLAIVLIILTFASPLFKHSRMVYVSATVVTLMVSSIDGLKTLCTSLNMEYFDWMKPVISFYENYLPFYEQGLGWLIPVLIVMVITGILAYVRKASLAYSQ
- a CDS encoding rhodanese-related sulfurtransferase, with amino-acid sequence MENNAYQVLLYYKYVLIDEPELFAQTHLAACKEIGLLGRILVSHEGINGTVSGTIEQTQAYMDMMKSDERFADMMWKIDAAEGHAFKKMHVRAKNEVVHLGLGEDDINPNEITGQYLSPTEFYEKMQQDDTIVIDARNDYEFDLGHFRGAVRPEIKNFRDLPQWMRENKEQFEGKKILTYCTGGIRCEKFSGWLVKEGYEDVGQLHGGIHTYGNDPEVKGQLWDGQMYVFDERIAVPINKVEHVIVGKDHFDGTPCERYVNCANPECNDKILCSEENEHLYLRSCSDACRTNPRNRYIVEHTLSEEQVQARLEEVVRVKSNVIA
- a CDS encoding DegV family protein gives rise to the protein MNQSNIAWVTDSTATLSTEFIEKHNIYVVPLFVIFGETAYKENVEISSSEFYKKLASVNDLPKTSQPSPGEMLELFNEIKNKYKHVIAIHATGALTGAYSGAVSATKEAGVDAFVLDSQIGSFPLGKMVERAVALEQQGKTFEEIVTEIKTLPAKGRLFLTPGSLEQLHKGGRVTGSQAVFATLLNMKVVLKFHEGRAVLSDKVRSHKRAIAKMADYLEAEKNHVKEVTVLHADNLKEATQLKKELQTQHPQIIFSTTELSPVPGTHTGRGTVGLAWLGE